gccttggccttcaaaagtgctgtgattacaggtgtgagccaccgcgccaggtcTGAGTGTTAAAACTTACACTCAGAGTTTTTAATGCATGGGGGTTGCTCCCTCAACACCCACATTGTTTAAGGatcaactgtattttttattgttttatttatttatttttcttaaatatttttgatccctggttggttgaatctgaggATGCAGAACTGAGGAGGGAACATGGCTACATGTTGTCGGGGATAAAAAAGTAAATGTGACTCTGCCTTTTCTCTTGGAGCTTCAAATCAGCCTGTGAATATCTGAGCTGGTGGAGCTGGTAGAGCTGGACGAGGGTAGAGCTGagcataatttttgtttctaaaggAGAGATAAAACCAAGTATCTCAGGAATCGAAAATAGCTATTAGGTACCCCTTGAAGGGATATCTGAGATCCTTAGGGTTCTCAGTCTTCTTTAAatgcatgtatatttttaaaaatgaaaccaaagtcATAAGTGTAACTAAAGGTACCCTAAAGAAATCACATTAGTTTTGAAATGATCGTGAGGAATCTACAGCATTAACGTTAGGAAACTTTTTATAAAGCCCCAAGAGGTTTCACGTTGGTTGTCTCTGCTGGTAATATGAGCTATTTAAGTGTATTTAAGAAGTGTAGTGACAAAGAGACACGTGGAATTAGCAAGATGTTTCTAGTGGGCTCCACCTTAAAGCCttgttcactttctttttttttttcagatggagttttgttcttgttgcccaggctggagtgcaacggcgtgatctcagctcaccgcaacctctgcctcccgggttcaagcgattctcctggttcagcctcccgagtagctgctgggattacaggaatgtgccaccacgcctggctacttctgtatttttagtagagacggggtttctccatgttggtcaggctggtctcgcactcccgacttcaggtgattcgcccgccttggcctcccaaagtgctgggattacaggcatgagccaacgtgcccagccaaAGCCTTGTTCACTTGCATTTTGTGGTTGCTGCTGTTGTGAAATTTGCAGAACTTCAAGCTGTTTGGACTCCATCTTCTAGGTTGAATTAGATTACAGGTAATCTCATGGTGGAGGTGTATTTTGGATCGACTCACTTTTGAAATGTTTATGAAAGAAATTCCTTGGCCTTGGGACTTCCACACTGGAGCTGGCAATCAGGATCACCTTAATTTACCTATTGCAGTGAGGCATCTCTGCtctgaggaaagcaaaacaaaacaaaacaataccaaATAGAAGAGCTAAcggttctgttttgttttgttgttttagagacagggtcttgctctatcactgggctggaatgcagtgacatcatcatagctcaccgtagccttgatctcctgggctcaagcgatccttctgcctcagcctcccaagtagctgggatgggactacagatgcacgccaccacacctggcaattttttttagttttgtggagacgaggtcccatgtgagccactgtgccccacctttTAAAGAAATTACCATAAGGAAGCAACTGTCTTTAGCAAATAGAAGATCATAAACATCCTTCTGGAGATCTTGAGATGTTGACTGCGGTTTATAGGGCAATGAAAATCTGCCTACCTGAGTGGGCAATGAGACGGGAGTGCCACCTGTGATCCTTCCAGGGAGCAATTCTTTCTGGTGCCAGGAGCCCAAAGGAAACTCAGTCAACCAGCTACAGATGGGCTTGCTCCGAGTTTGTTCTAGAAGTCAGAACTGCCAGCTCTGAAAATAGGTCACAAGTGACAGGCCGTCCCTGGGCTGCTCACAGGAAGTAGCTGCAAAGGTCAGGGAAAGTTTTTAATGACTATACAGGCCAGTGAATGACAGGCTTTGAGGAGCTTCTCTTCTTGGCATCTGAAACAGGCACGTGGAGGAGCTGCCTTGGAGACAGAATGACAGCTGTGGTGATGTGAGCCTGATTCCTCAGTCCCATAAAACAGATACCTTTGCAAAaaaaccatttctttctttttttttctttttctttttttgagagggagtcttgctctgtcccccaggctggagtgcagtggtgtgatcttggctcactgcaagctctgtctcctgggttcaagcgattctcctgcctcagctcccaagtagctgagattacaggcacccgccaccacacctgaccaatttttgtattttagtagagatggggttttgccacgttggccaggatggcaaAAAGGCCGTTTCTATACAGAGGAATCATCTTGCAGGACTCAAGGAATGATTAAGAGGAATCTACAGCGTTAACTTTAGAAATTCGATGCAATATTCCCAAGAGGAGTTAAGGTTGGGATAAGTCATCTCTGAATTAATTTCAACCTTGAGATGTTGCGATCCTATGAAGTCAcagacatatttcttttttctttgtttgagatggagtcttgctctgtcgcccaaactggagtgcagtgatgtgatctcggcttaccacaacctctgcctcctgggttcaagcaattctcagcttcagcctcctgagtagctgagattacaggtgcctgccaccatgcctggctactctttgtatttttaacagagatgaggcttcactatgttggccaggctggtctttaactcttggcctcaggtgatctgcccaccttggcctcccaaagtgctgggattacaggtgtgagccaccatgcccggcctcaatcCTTGCTTTACTGCTGGCTGAAGTATCATCAAGGCAGGTGATACTTAAGTCCAGATACATATTCCTATTAATACACATTTGCATGGATCATTTGTTACTGAAGTTTACGCCTTATGCTTGAGAATGCTATTTCACAGACACAATTGTTATAGTATAAATCAGAGAGTATAGTTACAATCTGGATACTATTTTTTGCATATCTTATTGGCCCAGCAACCAGCTTGACGTTGGGGACTATCAGGCTCCACATAATAACCAATGTCTCACTCCAAACAAACAGACAGGATACTATGGAGCCagggtcagcaaacattttctgtaaagggccagatagtaaatattttgggccTTGTGATTCAACTCTCTGTTGTAACAGAAAAGCAGCCaggcaatatgtaaatgaatgagcaggGCTGTGTTCCAGGAAAACCACAAAAACAGGCAGCCGGCTTTGGCTTGGACTTTGAGAGCGTGGACTTTGAAgccaggttcaaatcctagctttcTCACCTTCTAGCTCCAACCTCAAAGAACTTCATTATCTTCTGTGTGTTTTGGTCTTTTCATCTCTAAATTAGTGATAGTACTTATCTAACAGTgctgttataaagattaaatgagttaagttCGTAAAGCACTTAAACAGTGCCTACCAGGTAGTTAAGTGCTATAGCACAGTGTGTTCCATAATTAAACAACCTCTTCCATGGGCAATATTATTCCCATTACGATTTAGatccaaagaaagaaatacatgacTTAGAAGAAGGCTACGACTCgaactcagtttccccatctctaatATTAATATCAGAGATTGCACTTTTCTCATCAGAGAACAAATCATTACATCAAAATGCAGGGAAATTCCCCATGACAGACTATGAGTCAGGCCTTGGCCTCTAAagccaaaatctttttttttgttttgagatggagtctcactttcttacccaggctggaatgcagtgacatgatctcggttcactgcaatgtctgcctctggggttcaagtgattattctgcttcagcctcccgagtggctgggattacaggcgcccgcccctatgcccagctaattttttgtatttttagtagagatggagtttcaccacattggccaggctggtctcgaactcctgaccttgtgatcccacctgactcggcctcccaaagtgctgagattacaggtgtaagccactgcacctggccaagccAAAATCTTAAAGGACTACTTGTATTTCTTCTCTTCCCACCCACACAAGGAATTATTATACACAGCGGCATGCTGGGGCTGGTGTGCATTGGCTCACTAGTGCTGactgttaaattttcaggaatttgggccaggcgtggtggctcacacctgtaatcccagcactttgggaggccaaggtgggaggatctcatgaggtcaggagttcaagaccagcctggccaacatggtgaagccccgtctctactaaaaacacaaaaattagtcaggtgtggtgccgggcacctgtcataccagttactcgggaggctgaggcaggagaatcacttgaacccggggggcggaggttgcagtgagccaagatggtgccattttactccagcctgggcaatgagagcaaaactccatttcaaaaacaataaaaataaataaataaataaataaataaataaataaatattttcaggaattttgtgaaGCAGTAGGGAAACTCTTGGTAGCTTGAAACTGCCTGTGGTGGGAGCATTTACACCATTAAATTGGCAGGTGTCACACAGTCAGGGCTTTCAATCTCTTGGAGAACCAGGTTATCAGCACACTGGCCCTATGCCAGCAGTAAGCACTCCTCCAGGAGGGACCCCATATCCTAAATAGCTAGTTGGTAAACAATATTCAGTGTCATGTGAACCATCACATCCTAGGGCACCATGACCTCAGAAAAATGCCAGGCACACGCTTTTGCCTCATGGCAGAGGCAAACAGCTTTTACATGCTTTGTTTAGAGACAGAAACAAGTCAGTGATGGCCCTGGACTCTGATTTGTAGACATCTGACTAAACAGTGCTGCTCTCTGTTCCCAttccagtacacacacacacatatgcatgcgcgcacatgcacacacacactggcctGCGTAGGTCAAGCTAAATAGGAACTGAATGGCGTAGGAGGCACTAAAAGAGAGATAGAGCTTGTTGGGCAAACGTCATAATCATAATCaaagtactttattttctttttttgagacaaagtctccctctgttgcccaggctggagtgcagtggcacgatttcggctcactgcgacctccacctcccaggttcaagcaattcccctgcctcggcctcccaggtagctggtattacaggcgcatgccaccacacctggctaatttttgtatgtttagaagggatcggttttgccatgttggccaggcgagtgatccaccctcctcggcctcccagagtgctgaaattacaggcaggagccactgtgcctagcctcaaAGTACTTTTAGTGGACAGTTTTTCTAGGAAAGGCAATGAgttctgtgtttgttttgtttgcttgttttgccATTTCTTAAGGTAAGGTCTTCATAATCTAAACATGTGACTTCTACCCTTTTGTGGAAGCAGCAGAGGGAATACAAACAAGGGCTGAACTCAGTCAGAGATTGTTAGACAAGACACTCCCTCGTGTGAAGTTGtgaatctcatttttcttctctataaaagGAGAATCAAAACAATTCCATTGCTAGTCTGACATCGTGGTTGTGAAAATCCATGCTATCTTGTTCTCCACTTACTCAGCATACTTTCTGACTACCGCTGTGTGCTGTGAGGGGCTGAGGATCCAGACGTGGCTGAGGAAGGTCCCGGCTCATGAGGAGGTGGAAGCCTGGGTGCTTAAACAGATAATCCAGAGTTTGGATGTGAGGTGGTGAATCACTCTGGCTTCATTTGGTTATACTGGTCAAGAGTTTGGCTCTGGAGCAACgtgtctgggtttgaatcctggctgtgCTTTTGGGTGAGTTATTGaacatatctttttccattctgtaaaatgggatttttAAGCTTTCCTCAATTTCATCTGTAAGCAGAAATAGTAATAGTACCTCCTTCCTAGAATTGttacaaagattaaatgagataatatatgtaaagtttcttccgtttcttcatctgtaaaaatgaaaagaatagtaaCCACTATTTTTAGTGTTGGcattgttgtgatgattaaatgagagaacACATGAAAGTATTTAGAACCTTAGGAAAAAAACACGAATAAGGTAGACTCACGGAAAACACAAACACTAAATAGGTATTTATTCAAGGTTGTAAATGCAGTGAGACAAATATGCGCTAAAGAgggattctttttgttttattttttgagatggagtcttgctctattgccaggctggagtgcagtggcgcgatctcggctcactgcaaacctccacctctgcgttcaagcgattctcccacctcagcctcctgagtggctgggattgtaggtgcctgccaccacgcctggctaatttttgtatttttggtaaagacagggtttcatcatgttggtcaggctggtctaaactcctgacctcaaccgatccacctgcctcggcctcccgaagtgttgggattacaggggtgagccgccACACTCAGCTAAAGAGGGATTCTTAGCCTGGGAGTCAGGGAAGGCATTTAGAGATGATATCTGAGATtgtaaattcattcattcagtcatccaTCAGGTGCAAACATTCGAGTGTCTATCACATGCCAGGCTTCATCTAGTGCTGGGTCTATAGTGATAAACCAAACTGACTTATTCCTTACCAGAAGCatcacaaagagatggtttgggtggggatgggggatttcttttttttttttcctgagagctgagatctcactatgtggcccaggctggagtgcagtgccacaatcatagctcactgtagactcaaacttctgggcttaggcaatcctagaaatcctcccacctcagcctcccaagtagctgggactacaggcacctgccactgtgcccaggtgaGAAGGATAGTTTATGCACCCCTTTCCCATAATCCCAAAAGTCctcatatttacaaaaataaacaaccgTTATTTTTTCAATCTTACATGAGTATCATGCAATCACAGCCTTGAGATAAATATAGtaacaacacaataaaaatactataaataaaaatgtatttgcatagcatttacattgtattataagtaatcgagtgatgatttaaagtatagaTGATGGGTTGTcatggctcatgccagtaatcccagcagtttgggaggctgaaacaggtggattacctgaggtcagtagtttaagaccagcctggccaacatggtgaaagcctgtctctactaaaaatacaaaagattagccgggcgtggtggcgggcacctgtaatcccagctactcaggaggctgaagcaggagaaatgcttgaacccgggaggcggaggttgcactgagccgagatcgtgccactgcactccagcctgtgtgaccgaacaagactctgtctcaaaaaaaaaaaaaaaaaaagtacacggGAGGATGTATATAGGTTAAAAGCAAATACTATACCCTTTAATCCAAGAAACTTGAGTATTTTTGGATTTTGGTAACCACAGAGGTTCTGAAACCAATTCCCTGTGGATATCGAGGGACAACTGTATGTGGATTTAAGCCCCAAGTTGAACTTATAAGTTagtcaggcaagaaaaaaaagagaagggaaagaacagATGGTACAAAGACCCTGAGGCAGGAAAGAGGTTGTTGCATCTGAGGAATTGAAAGAAGGCCTAGTGGAGTTGGAGTAACTTGGGGAAGGGGTCTGTGATGAGAAGACAAGGAGGGCAGAGGAGTgccagtgaagggggaagtggTGGGCAGGTCACATCCTGCACTGGACTTTGTGGACCCAAGAAGTTCATCTAGTATTCTAAGTGAGATGGGAAGCAAGTGAACGCTTTTATCAGTAGCTCTGCTTGAAGTCACATAAACTAATACTCTGGCTGCTGTGCAAGAATGCACTGAAGTTGGGCAAGAGTAAAAGCAGAGGAACCCGCTGGGAGTGAATGCACTAGTGCCAGATGAGAGATGGAGGTGGCATGCCAGGTGAGAGATGGAGGGGGCATGCATTATTCTAGTGGCAGTGAAGACGGAGTGATGCGGAAGGATTTGAAATGGACTTGGTGTTGGATTGGATGGcgtggggaaggagaaggaggtgtAAAGAATGACTCCCAGGTTTTGGGCTTCAGCAGTTGTTTGGGAGAGAGCATCTTTGCTAAGGTCAGGAGGCCCAGGAGAGGAGCTGGTTTGGGGAAGAAAGGCAGGAGTTGAGTTTGGGATAAGTGAACTTATCTGGCGCCGGTGAAACACCGTGTGAAAACAATAGGGAGGAATGGCCACGGGACTCTGAGGAGAGGCCTGGGCTGCAGGCATATGGttgacaattttgttttttgtttttgtttttgagacagagtcttgctctgtcaacaaggctggagtgcaatggtgccacctcagctcactgtagcctccgcctcctgggttcaagtgattctcctgcctcagcctcccaagtagctgggattacaggtgcacaacaccacgtccagctaattgttgtatgtttagtggagatggggtttcaccatgttggccaggctggtctcaaactcccgacctcaggtgatccgcccgccttggcctcccaaggtgctgggattaaaggtgtgagccactacgcccagcctcaGTTGACAGTTATTAATGTATACGCAGATGACAGCTATAGCCATGGTAGATGAGGCCACCAGGGGAGAGCATGTGGTTTAGTCCTCTTATCTTTTTTGGGGGACCCAGACACCTCTGGGAAGCTGCTAAAAGCTCCACTTCTTCCTTTAAAAGTGTTTGCATCCAAGTTTAAGGAGCTTATAGATCCTTCTGAAGCCCGTCCACAACTCTTGTATGGTCAAGAGatgtcaaattaaaaacaaacaaacaaaaaaacaacaaaccttGTGTAGACACAGGAATGGGTCCTAGGTTAAGCCCTGGGGAACAGCAACATTTAGAGACAGGACACAGGAagcacctggggaggctgagacagagtgGACAGAGAGAAACAGGGAGGAGGAATTCCAAAATAGGTATGTTATCAAAACTAACCGCAAAGTGTCTCAAGAGTAGGAGACGCAAGCTGCTGAGAGAACTAGAAAGACAAGGCCTGCAAAATGTCCTCCGGAGTTGGCAACAGTAATATTCTGGGGAGGCCTAGCCCCGGGAGTTGGCCTAACAGTGGTCATTTCTGTGGACAGCCAGCTCTGTTAGGAGGAGGCTTTGCCCCTCTGGAGTGGGAAAAGAGACCCTGGGGCCGATGTAGGATGACGGGCAGATTTACGGGCACGAAGATGAGGATGTTGCCTCTTGATGGTGTAGGTTTTCTTAGTGAAATAGGAGGTAAGAGGATAGTGAGAGGGAAGGGCACGCAAAGATGGGGGTTTGGAGGATGGAGGAGATACGACATAGCCTTTGTGAGAAGTGAAGTCAGACCTTACTAGCATGACTGTTTTCTCCATGCAGCTGCAATCAGGGTTGGCCCTTACAGTGAGTAGGATCAGAGGAAGGAAGCAGTGGACTTGGACCCAGAATCATCATGACTGGAGAACCAGCAAGCCTTCCAGAACTTCCCTAGACTGTTCCACTGCCTTTCTCTCCCCTATCTtgagtttctccttttttttttttttgcaccttCTTTTCCTTCAACCTGTAAACATGCTCAAGCCTTTCCTGGTGACTCAGCACTTCCTCTAAAGCCAGTGTCcaaattcttttttcaccattcTCAGAACATCTGTAACAGAAAAGGTTTTGGAATATCCAAgtgctcttctctttttcctagAGCTTCCCCTTGGCTGGCTGGCTGCACGTTGTCTTACTTTGGCTGCACCTTGAATTCTGGGGCTATCTGTGATCTTTTAAAAGCCCGAATGAGTTGACAGGTTCATGCTGGGTAGCTTGGAGGTATACACTGCAGCCAGAAGCCTAGGGGGAACTCTGAGGATTTTAAATGGAGTGCACTGTAGGTCATTCTGAAGGCTGAATTTGTCTAACAGTTCAGGCTGGAAAGGGTGGATGCCAGTGGGAACCAccgtaggatttttttttttttttttttttaagatgcggTTTTGCTCGTtagccaagctggagtgcaatggcgcgatctcagcccactgcaacctccatctcccaggttcaagcgattctcctgcctcagcctcccaagtagctgggattacaggcatgtgccaccatgcccagctaattttgtattgttagtagaaatgaggtttcaccatgttggtcgggctggtcttgaactcctaaccttgtgatccaccagccttggcctcccaaagtgctgggattacaggcatgagccactgcgcccggcccactgtAGGAATTTGAGGCTTATTAAGGAGGTGAAATAGATAGGACTTGGTGATTGGGTAAGGCAGAAGGCTGAATTAAGAATGACTCACTCATTCCCAACTTTCTAATTCTGATGACTGTGGAGATGGTGGTGCCAACAACTGAGGGAGGGGCAGCTATGAAAGCAGAGAATGAGTTCAGTTTTGGAAATGTCCAGTTTGGGGTGTCTCTGTGGTGTCTAGCTAGAGCTGCCTGGTAGGCAGTTGGATATTTGGTTCTAAATTTTGTGGAAGGAGTCTGGGTTGGAAATTGCTAATGTGGGAGCTGCATCCATGAGGATGCAGGCTATCCCAGAAGAATGAGTGAAGTGAGAAAAGCTGTTGGCTTAGAGTGGAATCCTGAATTTAAGGTGCAGATTCACAAGTGGATGCTAccaagggaggcagaggctttACTTACCTTCATGTGATAATTGAGAGGGTTCACTCTCCTGAAACCAAGGTAGTAGAGAGATTCCAGAAGGTGAGAGCCATCGCAAGGTGTCATATGTAGCAGACAGAACCAGAGAGATAAGGCCTGAGGAATGCCTGCAAGGTTTGGCAAAATGAAAGTCATGAGTTACTCTTGCCTGAGCAGGGTGAAGAAGGGTCAGAGTCGGGGAGGAGAAGCCAGAATGCCAAGCGTTGAGAaatgaggaagcagaggcagcCAGGGAAGACCACTGTTTGAGGTCCGCATGCAACACTTGGAAGCTAGTTCGAGGGGGCACTACAGGAGGAGGTTGGcttgataattttgtttttaggacTTGGAGAGGCCAGCCTGTTTAAAGGCTGAGAGGGAACAGCCAGGCAAGGAAGccggggaggtgggggaggaggatTTTAGGGCCTGACCCCACCCAGACCGCTTTCCTGCGGTTTGCCCAACACTACCACACcccttatctcatttaatcatttcaGCACCACGAGGTTTGAAACAAACGGTGAGGTATGAAACAAAACGGTGAGGCCAGGGATTGGGAAGAGAAAGCTGTGGCTCCATCTCGGTCCAGCGTGCTGTCCACGCCAAGAGGCGTGCAGAAATGCCAGCCTCACACAATCTAGGGGACCAGGGGTGGCTGTGGCGCTTTCCTGCCCCCGGGAGGTGTTATCAGTGTCGCAGACTCGGGGCGGTGTGCTGCCCCAGGTGAGATGTCATCACGTGCGTGGACCAGGGGTGGCGGCCCCGGTAAGTGTCCAGGG
This sequence is a window from Macaca fascicularis isolate 582-1 chromosome 2, T2T-MFA8v1.1. Protein-coding genes within it:
- the LOC102136152 gene encoding uncharacterized protein isoform X3, which produces MTTDSARRPQAEDGEERARGSSHAPAARLRREGASSDRPGCKLNTSLRRRLISGHSSGLISLVLSATYDTLRWLSPSGISLLPWFQESEPSQLSHEATSCEQPRDGLSLVTYFQSWQF